GCACTCGGCCCACCATTACGTTCGCGTCGGTGATCGCGAGCGGGCCGCCGCGCCGATAGCAGGCCGGGCCGGGATTAGCTCCTGCTGAGTCGGGACCGACGCGAAGCCGCGCGCCATCGAAATGCAGAATCGAGCCGCCACCGGCGGCTACCGTGTGGATGCTCATCATCGGCGCGCGCATCCGCACTCCCGCCACCAGCGTTTCGAATTCGCGCTCGTATTCGCCTGCGTAGTGCGAGACGTCGGTCGATGTGCCGCCCATGTCGAAGCCGATAACGCGGTCGAAACCGGCCTGACTGCTGGTGCGGGCCATGCCGACGATACCGCCCGCCGGTCCGGAGAGGATCGCGTCCTTGCCCTGGAAGCGCCACGCGTCGGTCAGCCCGCCGTTGCTTTGCATGAAGAGAAGCTCGGTTTGCGGAATCTCCGACGCTACCTGCTCGACGTAGCGGCGCAGGATCGGCGAGAGATACGCATCAACGACGGTGGTGTCGCCGCGCGCGACGAGCTTCATTAGCGGACTGACTTCGTGCGAGACCGAAACTTGCGTGAAGCCGATCGCGCGCGCGAGCTCCGCGGCGGCGCGCTCGTGCGCCGTATGCCGATAGCCGTGCATCAGCACGATCGCGCACGCGCGCAGCCCGTCATCGAACGCGGCGCGCAGCCCCGCCTCGAGCGCTGCCTGGTCGAGCGGCCGGACGATCTCGCCATGCGCTCCGATCCGTTCATCCGCTTCGATGACCCGCGCATACAGCAGCTCGGGCAGCACGATATGGCGATCGAAGATGCGTGGCCGATTCTGATACCCGATCCGCAACGCATCGCCGAAGCCCTGCGTGATCACGAGCACGGTTCGCTCGCCCTGGCGCTCGAGGAGCGCGTTGGTGGCGACCGTCGTGCCCATCTTCACGGCGCCGATTTGGTCAGCCGGAATCGGCGCGCCCGGCGGCACGCCCAGCAGATAGCGGATACCGGCGACCGCCGCATCGCGATACTGCTCGGGGTTATCCGACAGCAGTTTATGCGTGACCAGCGTCCCGTCCGGCCGGCGCGCGACGATATCGGTGAACGTGCCGCCGCGATCGATCCAGAATTCCCACTGTCCGTTCGCCACGCTCCATCTCCTTGATCGATGCTCGCACACCGGCCACGGAGCTCTCAACGGACCTTGGGGAATTGTGAAGCTGTCAGTCGGTTTCCAACGGCAGTGTTTTGTCGTTAGCCCACTCGCTCATCGAGGCGTCATACAGACTGAGATTCTCGAAGCCCAACTGATGCAGGACGAATAGGTCGAGGCTGGCGGCGATTCCGCCGCCGCAGTAGCAAATCACGTTCTTGGATTTTTCCACGCCCGCGGCTTTGAACTTCGCCGCAATCTCATCGAGGGGCGCCAGCGCCCTGCTTTGACGATCGATCAGAGCCGCATACGGAACATTGACACTCCCCGGAACCCTTCCGGGGCGGCCATAGTGCGCAGGACCTTTGCCGCTGTGCATCTCGGCGGGCAGCGCGTTGATCGTAACGGTGTTGGGTTCGTCAATGGCCGCTCGGACTCGTTCCTTGCCGACGAACATCCCGGCGGCAGGGCGCGCGGTGAATTGCGCGGGCGCATAGCGGCAAGGCTCCGACGAAACCGGCCGGCCTTCGGCCTTCCACTTTTCCCATCCGCCATCGAGTACCGCCACGTTCTTGAATCCGAACTCGCGAAGCATCCACCACACCCGCGTCGCCCACATCATTGCGCCGGCGCTATACAGGATGACTTTCGATCCGTCGCCTACGCCGTGGCGCGACATCGCCGCCGCGAATTGCTCCGCGCTCGGAAGCATGAAGCGCAGCTTCACGCTGTTGTCCGACAACTCGCCCTGCAAATCCAGAAAGCCCGCACCGGGAATGTGCGCGACGTCGTAGTCGGCGCGCCCGCTGACGATCGCATAGGGCGCGTTCGTCCCGGCCTCGGCCTGACGCAGATGAGTCGTGCAATCGAAGATCCGGAGCTCCGGATCGCCCAGGTGAGCGGCGAGCCATTCGGACTGCACCAATGCGTCAGGATCATGAAGTGCGATTTTCGGTTTGTCCATTTTCGTTGCTC
This genomic window from Candidatus Binataceae bacterium contains:
- a CDS encoding sulfurtransferase, whose amino-acid sequence is MDKPKIALHDPDALVQSEWLAAHLGDPELRIFDCTTHLRQAEAGTNAPYAIVSGRADYDVAHIPGAGFLDLQGELSDNSVKLRFMLPSAEQFAAAMSRHGVGDGSKVILYSAGAMMWATRVWWMLREFGFKNVAVLDGGWEKWKAEGRPVSSEPCRYAPAQFTARPAAGMFVGKERVRAAIDEPNTVTINALPAEMHSGKGPAHYGRPGRVPGSVNVPYAALIDRQSRALAPLDEIAAKFKAAGVEKSKNVICYCGGGIAASLDLFVLHQLGFENLSLYDASMSEWANDKTLPLETD